TTTGTTTACACACAGCTGTGTTACATCACCTTCAGAGAGGAGGGACGTTTGGGAATACATACGCTtctcttttaaataaacaacatggCACTAAAAGAGAAGAAGTGATTGGAGGAGCGTGTGTCTGCAGGATGAGCTTCATGCACCACTCtacatgtctgtttgtttaaagCTGTCATATCTTCACTGTTGATATAAATGAGTGAAGCCATCGCGTCGCTTTGTGACATGTCAGggcaacagaaaatgaaaacaacaattatCCCTCTGAGCTTCAACAAGCTGTGAGCGAGCGTCCTGCAGCTCTTTACACTGAGGATGCTTTATGTCGGGTTGGATTTCTCCTGATTTAtccaacagagacacacacacagacacacacagacacacacactgacacacacagacacacacagatacacacacagatacacacacagatacacacacagacacacactgacacacactgacacacacagatacacacacagacacacactgacacactcagacacacacacagacacacactgacacacacagatacacacacagacacacactgacacacactgacacacactgacacacacagatacacacacagacacacactgacacactcagatacacacacagacacacactgacacacacagatacacactgacacacacagatacacactgacacactcagacacacacacagacacacactgacacacactgacacacacagatacacactgatacacacacagacacacacagatacacacactgacacacacagatacacacactgacacacacagatacacacactgacacacacagatacacactgatacacacacagacacacacagatacacacacagacacacacagatacacacactgacacacacagatacacacactgacacacacagatacacactgatacacacacagacacacacagatacacacacagacacacactgacacacacagatacacacacagacacacattgacacacacagatacacacacagacacacacagatacacacacagacacacactgacacacacagatacacacacagacacacacagatacacacacagacacacacagacacacacagatacacacacagacacacacagatacacacactgacacacacacacacactgatacacaaacacactgacacacactgacacacacacacacacactgacacacacactgacacactgacacacacagatacacacactgacacacacagatacacacactgacacactgacacacacagatacacacacagatacacacactgacacacacagatacacactgacacacacagatacacactgacacacacagatacacacactgacacactgacacacacagatacacacactgacacactgacacacacagatacacacactgacacactgacacacacagatacacacacagatacacacactgacacacacagatacacactgacacacacagatacacacacagatacacacactgacacacacagatacacactgacacacacagatacacactgacacacacagatacacacacagatacacactgacacacacagatacacactgacacacacagatacacactgacacacacagatacacacacagacacacactgacacacacagatacacactgacacacacagatacacacacagatacacactgacacacacagatacacactgacacacacagatacacactgacacacacagatacacacacagatacacactgacacacacagatacacactgacacacacagatacacacacagatacacactgacacacacacacacactgatacacaaacacactgacacacactgacacacacacacacacactgacacacacactgacacactgacacacacagatacacacactgacacacacagatacacacactgacacactgacacacacagatacacacacagatacacacactgacacacacagatacacactgacacacacagatacacacactgacacacacagatacacactgacacacacagatacacactgacacacacagatacacactgacacacacagatacacacacagacacacactgacacacacagatacacactgacacacacagatacacacacagatacacactgacacacacagatacacactgacacacacagatacacacacagatacacactgacacacacagatacacactgacacacacagatacacacacagatacacactgacacacacagatacacactgacacacacagatacacacacagatacacactgacacacacagatacacacacagatacacacactgacacacacagatacacacacagatacacactgacacacacagatacacacacagatacacacacagatacacacactgacacacacagatacacacacagatacacactgacacacacagatacacactgacacacacagatacacacacagatacacactgacacacacagatacacactgacacacacagatacacacacagatacacactgacacacacagatacacactgacacacacagatacacacacagatacacactgacacacacagatacacacacagatacacactgacacacacagatacacactgacacacacagatacacacactgacactacCTGTAGATCTGCATTAATGCACTTTAAGGCCGTGACGAACAAACGTCTTCACGCTCCTGCTGCAAACTCAACCTctcacattgtgtttgtgtatctgtgtgtgtgtgtgtgtgtgtgtgtgtgtatgtgtgtgtgtgtgtgtcagtgtgtgtcagtgtgtttgtgtatcagtgtgtgtgtgtgtgtgtgtgtgtgtcagtgtgtgatcaGGTGTatatttcctgtgtgtgtgtgtgtgtgtgtgtgtgtgtgtgtgtgtgtgtgtgtgtgtgtgtgtgtgtgtgtgtgtgtcagtgtgtgatcaGGTGTatatttcctgtgtgtgtgtgtgtgtgtgtgtgtgtgtgtatgtgtgtgtgtgtgtgtgtgtgtgtgtgtgtgtcagtgtgtgatcaGGTGTatatttcctgtgtgtgtgtgtgtgtgtgtgtgtgtgtgtgtgtgtgtgtgtgtgtgtcagtgtgtgatcaGGTGTatatttcctgtgtgtgtgtgtgtgtgtgtgtgtgtgtgtgtgtgtgtgtgtgtgtgtgtgtgtgtgtgtgtgtgtgtgtgtgtgtcagtgtgtgatcaGGTGTATATTTCCTGTGTGCGTGTCTGCAGGGATGACAGGAAGATTATCCAGGCGCTCTTTGAAAACCTTAAACCAACTAAACTAAATACTTGTATGTTTACATgagtaggagtgtgtgtgtgtgtgtgtgtgtgtgtgtgtgtgtgtgtgcatgtgtgtgtgtgtgtgtgtgtagagagagaggTGGCCTGGGAACCTCTAAGTAGGTTAAAGGGATGTGGGGTCTAAAGACAGGATATGGTTGGAGGAAAAGAGGGCGCTGAATTACAAAGGAGATTATGgaaaccatttttaaaatcagtgttCCTCAATCAGAGATCGCTCTTTTtgtctgacagtgtgtgtgtgtgtgtgtgtgtgtgtgtgtgtgtgtgtgtgtgtgtgtgtgtgtgtgatcaggatCGCTCTTTTTGTCTGACAGTGTGTTTGGAAAGCGGTGTCGGGAAATTCCTCCTTGTTTTCCATGGCTGCCCTCCTGTATTAATGCAGCTGAGTATATTTACATAACTTTtcacaaagcagcagcaggatggaGGTATGCGTGTGAAAAGAACTTTAAAGCATCGAAAATATTATTTCCactcaaacataaataaataaactcccAGAAGCAGCCAGCTCCTCTTCGGAATGTAGTAATTCTCAATTTTTATGAATGACTGCATTCATGCctggccacgccccctccccctcctccgcCACAAGTCTCCGCTCTCACTGCAGGAGTtctaagccccgcccccttcttCCCTATCTCAACCTCCCGCCTGCGTTCCGATAGGTACAGAGTTTACTATGGGCGTGGCTTCCATAAAAAGCACGAGGCTGATATAAAAACAAGCCTCAAACTTTTGATCGATGAAAATGAACGAGTGATGGAGGACATGAGGGCATTCTCGGAttaaatgcttttgtttttgaaccCTTGGAGGATTTaatcttttattctttctgtgatattcatattattattattttttggatctttttgttttctttccgtATGTGAACGAGCAGACAGCATGGGGTTACTGCTTCTGCTCGCCGTCTTCCAGGTGGTCACAGTCGGCTTGGTGAGTGTGTGAAGTTTGATTTTCTGTCTTCATGTAAACACTGAGGTAGAAACACTCACATTACAGCCGGAGTTCCCATCAGTCACCGCGCTGTAAAGGATTGCATTTCAAACTGTACACTGAGTATCTGCACCGCTTTACGTTCTCCTTCTGTGATTAAACTTCTCATCTTAATCTTGAAGAGTCTGCAAGTTTTTGTTGCTTGTTTCCTAACTGCGGTTCGCGGACCCTCAGAGGTCTTTAAGGGATGTTTAAGGGGTCACACAGTGAGCAAGTTTATCTAGGGATGCAAAACTATTCCTTTCATTAAAACGCTTACTACTTAAGGACAAGTTACAGTTTCAACACATGtccttcaaataaataaaaacaattcaaaatgttcttaaaataaaaaaataagatgcaTAAAAATGTCCCTTTAGAGTGATTTGTGTTATATATCCGGcttattattgttattgcaTGAATGAATGGAAGAgtatttttctgtttaaggTCGTCTAAGTCGAGGCAGCCAACTTCTGTTCATGcgtttgttttattaaatatgtaataatgAATTACATTTCAAGCATTTGTCATGTGTTTTTGTACCTAAAATATAAGCTGAAAAGTATCTGCAAACTAAAGTGTtaaatgaaaatttaaaaaacaaagtggagtacaaaaaaggagaaaattcCCTCTGAGAAGTTGTGACATCCACATCAGAACaggtgttgtttgtttttcatttagtttaaaTATGGTATATTTTCAATTTTTACTCCTCGACCTCCTCATTCGCAGTTTAAATCTAAATATATTAATTTAATGACAAATAATGTTAAACAAACATCTGttaatccaggttgttttaagtCTTTATTAACATGATTAAATTCAACAAATGCACCTCTTTACAAAGCGTATGAACATAAGGGTCAGGCTCCTGTAATATTACCCAACAGAAGGCCGATACACAAATAGAGGAACAAATACTCTTAAGGTGAATTTGAACGCACCGCATGCTataaatatcaaaatgaatATTTTGGGATGCTTGTTGGGGTGATGTTTAAGTACCAGAGCAACTCCAATGCtaatgctaaatgctaaaaaTGAAGTTGTTGTTGCATTGTGTAATGTCATATCCAGTTTTCTTGCCGACCCGAGACTGATGACCCGACCTGAGTTTAGACGGTTACAGAATCAGGAAGGCGATCGACTCTCTTTGATCTGTGTCTGatacctgctgtgtgtgtgagtgtgtgtgtgagtgtgtgtggggtaGCTGGGTCAGAGAACGCACCTTTCATCCTCGCTCGCACGGCGGAAGGCGACAGAGGGTTACAGATATCCCTGTGGGGCCTTAGGGACAGTGCCGGGTATTCAGCGAATGTTTAAACCCCGCACACTTTGAGGAATTTCTGTGATCAGTGTAACAAGAGTCAAACATTTGTCCTGCTCTCTTCGAGTGTGGCTTATACAAACACGGGAAATGTTTTAAGGCGCTGTGATACCAATTTATTTCCTTCCAGATAAACTTTCACAAACctagagaaaaaacagacatttgacCTTTTCCACAAgattcctttgtttttgttcaagtAGCAAActctggtgttaaaaataaagccaaaaaagtgcaaaaatctgcagttccttgagtgtccacttgaagctggcttcaaaagtgagtcaatccctaTTGAGCCCCATATTAAACTGTtacattttacagcagaaataagaacATTTAGAGCCTGATTCAAATACTTTTTCAGTCTCTAAAGCCTAGTTTCCACCAAGCGTATTTATTTGATCcggtacggtaaaccctgatcttgcatGCATTTCCAAAGCCAACTTTACCTTTACTCTGTAAGCCAGATATTGGCGTCAGTTATGGTATAGCATGACATCATAGAACTGcaacacctgaaacagaaggcaacaatggaggacgtCCAGCCGAGGTCTGCACCTCCGAGATCGTCCATGGGGCGATGCTACGCGCTGACATtagttgcaaaaaaacaaaaatttgtCCATTTATTACAGCTGTTGGATGATTCTTTTGAGCAACAGATTGCAGTGCTTCTTAGTTCAGCTTTCAGGGTGGATTCGCTTGCCCCCCCCAACAGAAGCCTAGCAACAAATTAGTACGATAAAAGTCGGTTTTGGCACCATTCTCAACTTTTGATGGTGGAAATGGACCaaaccgaactgaaccggaccacttggtggaaacggggctcaCTTCTAAACATGATTAAAGCTGTACAGGGACTTGGAGAATGCATTATTAAGGAACATGAATGGTGTGGCTGCTTTGACTGACAGACGGGTGCATCGTTGCTGTTTGTCAGGACGCTCATCTTCATTTTAGCTAAACCTTTAAGTCGTGGGCTTTGTTCCTTTGATGTCATTGTTTGAAATATGCTAGCTAGTCAAAAAGCAGGATGGGCTTATTTCAGAAACCAGGATACTTAGTTGGAGTCTGCATTTCCAAAATAGCCACCACCATCGATGGGCTTCCTATTGTCTCCTCAGAAACCACAGGATGTTGCGTACTTTCACAGCTTACCAACATGTAGTGACATGTAGATAGTTTGTTCTCTCTCATTGGCTATTTTGGGTTTTCCATCAGAGGCAGCCCGATCTGGAATAGTGGATATCAAACATGCTTGATATTTACAATTCCAGATCGGAGAGGCGTCTTTATCCGGCTTCTGTCTTGAAAAATTTCCTCAAGAAGTCAGGTGAGCAGATGTGTGAAGGAAACTGTGAATGTTACACACATGATCGATGTAAAGACAGAGTCATCAAAGTGTCCCACTAGGTTGCTTCGTCTGCCATCTTGAGTATCTTGTAAACATTTCTTCATGCCTGCCATCTTTTCTACGTCATGTCTCGCCTCGCGGGTCAAAGGGCAACTACAAAAAATGTCAGGGTCAGGCTGTCCTGAAATTTCCTAGAAATGAGGCTGTAGTAAGCGGTCTCAAACGTCCATAAAAAAACTTGTATTGATGTCAGAACTCTTCTAAAGTTGCTGTGCGACAGGTAAGGTGAATAAAGTgacctctctgtcctctcctgaAGGTGAACGCTGGATGTCCGGTGATATGCGAGTGTCCAGCAGGCCCCCCGTCCTGCCCCCCCGGGGTCAGCTCGGTCCCAGACGGCTGCGGTTGCTGCAAGGTGTGTGCTGCTCAGCTCAACCAGGACTGTCACGAGGGACGACCATGTGACCACCACAAAGGCCTGGAGTGCAACTATGGCAACGACGTGGGTCGCACCAACGGCATCTGCAGGGGTACGTAGCAAAACAGAGGGTGTGGGATGGccgagagagggaggggaggagggtttTTTTGGTGTAGATTGGGAacagtttgggttttttttttctcagggtTGAGCGAGGGAATGTGTAACTTCAGGGTGGGGAAAAGTGGCGTCCGAGCCAAGCGGCTGGAGTTTCTCTTTGATACGGGCTGCAGGCTTGAagctcagtttaaaaaacagagcGCCTTCATGAGCTGCGACTGAAACGCCGCCAACTCTGGATTTATATAAGTAGTTCAGTGTGTACACAAACAGCACCCGTgaaacgcacaaacacacacatgcatgcacaatgGTATTTTTATATGCATGTTTATTTGGGGGTGTTTCtataaaaaggggggggggtatcTGGGGGTGTTGTGTGGGGAGACCCACAGAGGGAGCAAAGGGGAAGGAGGTGGTAAACAAGTCAAAATAACTCCTCTGTTCTAAGAATAGAGGCGGCTTCATAAACCTGGAGATAGTGTGTCTCTCCCTGCCTCATCGTATCCTCCATCCACGCACATTAAAGGTTTTATTAAAGGTGCATGAACAAAGATGTCcgcctctctgtctgctcctctgAGTTTTTAAACTGGTTATAAATCAGACTGAGACCAATACTGAGGAGACCAGACTATCAAGAAGACTATTTTACTATTTCCATGTAGCTAATCTTAAATCCTGCGGAAGTTCAGATTCTGCAAAAAGTGATCGACAGCAGGCAGATTATTGATTTATATGAAGATGGACGACACGTCTACACATTGTCCttttgtacaaaagtgaagccaaaataccccccGGGATGGATGCTGGATTATTGCGTTGGTGACGACATTTGTACCCAGAGTTGTGCTGTAGATTCTGCTTTGTTATTGATGTCCCGCCCCTTAAACTTAAAGATTTAACCTCCTGAACAAACATGGACGCTCCCTCAGGTGGGTTCAGTCCGCAGCAGAACAGAATCTTGTGTCCGTTTGAAGCAGACAAcacaggagcctcatttgtcgTGATGGCATACAAACTTGGACATAAATCAGCTagataaaaaataacagaaaccatgtttgagaaaaagTTGAGTCGTGTACTTTGATTTTATACTTTCATCCTTGTTCCATCTGTTCACACTTCTGCACCGAATCTACGCCATAGCAAACGCCAAAGGTTCCGATATGTgaagctccaaatgttttggcctCACTTTTGAGAAGCCgtcatgtcgtccatctttGCTTCAGTTTATGGCGCAGACCAAAAGAGTTAAAGTTTTGTCAGAGTGGTTAAGTTTCTTCTCCTCACTGTTTCTTTCCCCACAGCGAAGGCCGAGGGCCGATCGTGTGAATACAACGGGCGGATTTACCAAAACGGCGAGAACTTCCGCGCCGGTTGCAAGCACCAGTGCACCTGCATCGATGGAGCGGTGGGCTGCGTCCCCCTTTGCCCCAGCCACATCCCCCTGGCATCCCCTTCCTGTCCCGCCCCCCAGCTGGTCAAAGTCCCGGGCCAGTGCTGCCTCAGCGTCGACTGCCACAAGGGGACCACGGTCGTGCCCCCCGTGCACCGGCGACCCCAGCACCCCCAGGCTTTCCTGCCGTACCCCTTCATTCCCTACCCGGCGTACCCCTACCCGAAGCCTTATCCCAAACCTTTCAAGAAGCTGTACCCCTACAAACCCAAAAAGGAGAAGGACACGCTGGGCAACGAGCTGGTGGAGGTCGGACGGAAGTGGGAGAAGATGCGTGGAAACAAACATCTGGCATGTAAGAGACGGTGTCGTCTGTGTCGAAGTAGAATACCTTCTTTCCTTCCTGATACAGATTCTGCTCAACACACCTTGACCTGAGTGTTAGTCAGGACCAAATACTTCTCTCACAAATACACAGTATTGGTGGGAAAAACATAGATTGCTAACCTGCTAGCACCTCACTGTTGTCAGTCATCATGTACCAGTTAAGTTTTGAGGAGCTTCTTGTAACAGATTGATGCATTGACTTGTGTACCTGCAGATATCAGCGTTGGTAATCGGAACAACTCTGGCGCCTGTTTCCCCCCGCGCAGTAAAGCATTATGTTTACGTTTTTCGTCCATTTTAGCCTCCTGACGCACAAACGGCCTCACTGTGAGCCTTCCCCCTCTgcatctgcgtgtgtgtgtgttggcgtTTATGTGATGCTTGTTTTCCACTGGCTCCTTGCACACCAGAGGTGCTCTCTCGCTCATACACACTGCTCTCACACAGCACATACCTCCGTCACCCagctttcccctctctctctctgtaatcaCCCCTCTCTCTATGCGTCAGTGTTGCCTGTTCACTGAATGAGGCTAGTGTGCTGTGCATCTCTGGACCGCtcctttccccccctctctctcctgctggcCCTTTTTCACCCACATTTACTTCTGCAGGTTTTTAGAGATGTTTAGACCCCCTTTTCACCCAGCTTCACTTTTCGAGGTGAGAGGTGTTTAGATATTTGTTCCAGCGTCTGAAAGCCTCCAGAACTGCCTAAAATGTGATACCTGCAAGTACGTCAGTCAATGCACCGATCCAGAACCAAACCTCAAATATCGATATAACGTTCTTCTCCAGGACTGTAGCTCAAAACACGAGGAAGGAGAAATTATCATCTGAGCATCTCTACTTTTCTGTCTCCCTCATGTCCTCTCTGTTTTTCACCCGCAGCCTGGAGGCAGATGGGAGATCAGTGCGTGGTTCAGACTACTTCCTGGTCGCAGTGTTCTCGGAGCTGCGGGATGGGCGTCTCCTCCCGGGTCACCAACGACAACGCCCGCTGTAAGCTCATCAAGGAGACGCGCCTGTGCAACATCCGGCCCTGCAGCTCCATGTCTGTCCCCGTCAAGGTGAGGAACGTGTGTGGTGCTTTTTAagattctttacattttcagttcTTCCGCTTAAGACCCACAAACATTCTGCAGACCGACGGCTCTCAGGGGCTAAATGGATTCAGGAAAGGACGGCTCTCGAGGGGTCAGATTGGTATTAATATCACGGCAtgtattcccccccccccccccccacactgtAGCCGGAGTCTTTTCTGGTCTGTTCTGTCTATTCACAGTTCTGTTGCTGTGTGCGACTCTCCCTCCTGCAGGATGATGACAGAGCTCAGACTCAATCttaaaagttataaataaattatttaataacTTATATTCCCTCTATTCACCAGGCTGCCATTTTCAGAGATAAATCAAAACCCAAACCTCAGATATCTTTGGTGGTTTTCTTATGAGCTCACCCACACTAACACCCTGAGAGTCCGCTGCCTCTAAAACCTCCTTTGAAATCTCATAAGTTTAATGGAAGCCACACTGTGAGACACAGATCTCAGTTATTGTTTCCACCGCTTTAAAATAAGTAATTTTGAGCTTAATcaacaaattaaacatttccagaaaagcctctgtgtaacttaCTATTTACAGTTTAACTGAGACTCACCTGAAACAGGTGAACGGGTGTTCCTCAGGGGACGTGATGAACCCAGAAACTGATCATGGTGCTGATTTTACAGGCACATCTGGAGGGGTAAATTTTACATTAAATGTGCAATAATTTAGGACAACACAACAtccatgttttgtgtttttttctccccccacagtctcttttttttattaatatttgtgtcttttttacaAAGCTGAGTGTAAGAGCAGCACACAACATGTTTCTGCACACAGGGATAAAACCTCTACTTTATTTTGTTGGTAAACAGAAATCCATCTTGGGCTGTTGGGCTGACAAAGTGTGATAAAGTGAAAGATGGATTtatagagaaaaacaaacagacggCCTGACAGAGAGGTTGATGAACCGGTGCAGAGTAATGGATGCATTTATGAAACTCTAGCTCGCCGCTCTCTCCCACACTGATCCTGCGACACTCTGTGGCTCTCTGCTCGCTGATATAAAAGCTCTTGATCGCCCACTCGGTTGCTCTCTCACATTTTGTACCCAACACTCAGCGTCCCGTCGTGATCCACTCCGGAGCCCGATGGGTTTGTTGTGCAcctgtttcctcttctctctctctctccgcgtTCTGCAGAGCAGCTGTGGGTGTTAATGTGCATCAGTGTCGATCCTGAACTATTGTCGGCATGCTCGTCTCTCCCGCTCTCTTCTGTTGTCCTGACCTTttatctgctctctctctctccgcctctTCTGCTTAACGGGAtcagcttttgtttttcatgtcgCAGAGCTTGAGTAATGAGTTCTTTGGTTTTCGCCGGGCGGTTTGGATGCAGCAGATGACAATGTGATCCTGAGAGGCTTCGGCTGCAAAGCGGTGTTTAGCTGCACCAAAGAAAAGATTAAAGTCGTGCTCGCTGTGCAGCTTTATGGATGAGTTGACTCAACGATTCATCACATTGCTCAAGTCAAAGAACACAGATTTACTCGAGTATGAAGACGGATACTAATGTCATCCAACTTAAAAAGATGTcctctgtctgttgtttttgtgcagagAGTCTTGAACTTAAACCaattttatttcaaatcaaatccaaaaGGAGACTATACTGAAAAGAGTGTTTGGATTCTTTAAAGTCCCTGAGCAGCTTTTTGGTTAGCAGCAGAAGTCCCCACAAGTTAAACACAACATATCTAACCTGTAGTATAACATCCATGTGTCCTCCTGACAGACGTGCagtgagagaggagacacaaacgtcaaaaaggagaagaagtcAAATATCTTGTAGCTCTGAATCCTGCTGACTTTGATTGGTCCAAACTTTTGACATTAGCAGACAAGGCAACATGTTTGATTAAGAATGCTGCAGATGTTTCTACAGATGTGAATAACCTCCTTTAACCCTTTCAATTTTCATCAGGACAAAATACTGGGCGGCCCGgtttcgaatccgacctgtggctcctttcttgcatttcattctctactctctctctccatgatttccaactctatccactgtcctgtctcttcattaaagacacaaaaagccccaaaataaatctaaaaaaccccaaaaactCAGGACTAGATGCTGGCTCGAGGACCAAAGTGTTCCAGTGCTATTATGCTTGACAttaaaacagccaatcacaatcaTGATAGCGTGCCGTCACCATAGCGTGCAAACGttatcttttttctttgacCTATACTTAACCACGACCTCACAGCGCTGCTCGCTTGTCTCATAAAACTCTTTTAATTGGACAGAATGAAacgctttttttctttctctggaaAAGTAAatcacctcttcttttttttctctctccacagag
This Labrus bergylta chromosome 16, fLabBer1.1, whole genome shotgun sequence DNA region includes the following protein-coding sequences:
- the si:ch211-106h11.3 gene encoding CCN family member 1, which codes for MGLLLLLAVFQVVTVGLVNAGCPVICECPAGPPSCPPGVSSVPDGCGCCKVCAAQLNQDCHEGRPCDHHKGLECNYGNDVGRTNGICRAKAEGRSCEYNGRIYQNGENFRAGCKHQCTCIDGAVGCVPLCPSHIPLASPSCPAPQLVKVPGQCCLSVDCHKGTTVVPPVHRRPQHPQAFLPYPFIPYPAYPYPKPYPKPFKKLYPYKPKKEKDTLGNELVEVGRKWEKMRGNKHLASWRQMGDQCVVQTTSWSQCSRSCGMGVSSRVTNDNARCKLIKETRLCNIRPCSSMSVPVKRGRKCSRTHKAPEPHRLSYAGCRSTRLYRPNYCGVCRDGRCCSPRRTRTAGVAFSCPDGERFSRSVMFIQSCKCSDECNHLNEAAMPPQRWLYGDTHKFMD